A region of Spongiibacter tropicus DSM 19543 DNA encodes the following proteins:
- a CDS encoding reverse transcriptase family protein, producing MSLSAISAPLYRQRRIGTLHALHVPLGLSVDELLSLAKRADGLYRVAKSIAKPDGSIRNTYDALAPLKEVHRRIKSQILDHVDYPAYLTGSIKGSDYKVNAALHSNARIVINEDISGFFPSTSAELVFKVWNGLFGFSQDVSQCLTQLTTRQGELPQGAITSSFLANLVFWQDEPILHTKLASQGLIYSRYVDDIAVSSKAFLTNQEKSEVMRQIYGMLLKLGYQPKRAKHEISTSGARMEVTKLSVNAKPGLGKAVYSRTRAAVRDIELRISNGEILSFERGPYAQAMGRVLHLERFHPGKAAPLKKRLIALKESAKT from the coding sequence ATGAGCCTGTCAGCAATCAGCGCGCCCTTATATAGACAACGCCGTATCGGCACGCTGCATGCCCTGCATGTACCGTTGGGTCTGTCTGTCGATGAACTGCTATCGCTTGCCAAGCGGGCCGACGGTCTATACCGCGTCGCAAAGTCCATTGCCAAACCGGACGGCAGCATCCGCAACACCTATGATGCCCTGGCGCCACTAAAAGAGGTCCACCGAAGGATCAAAAGCCAGATCCTGGACCATGTGGACTACCCAGCGTATTTGACTGGGAGTATCAAAGGCAGCGACTACAAAGTAAACGCAGCACTCCATAGCAACGCCAGAATTGTTATCAACGAAGACATCAGCGGGTTTTTCCCCTCCACTTCCGCAGAACTTGTATTTAAAGTTTGGAATGGTCTCTTCGGATTCAGTCAGGATGTGTCGCAATGCCTGACCCAGCTAACTACTCGGCAAGGCGAGTTGCCACAAGGTGCCATTACCAGCTCATTTCTGGCGAACCTCGTATTTTGGCAGGATGAACCGATACTGCACACAAAACTCGCATCTCAAGGGCTTATCTACTCCCGTTACGTCGATGACATCGCTGTATCGTCAAAAGCGTTCCTAACGAATCAGGAAAAATCGGAAGTGATGCGGCAGATTTATGGCATGTTGCTCAAACTTGGGTACCAGCCCAAACGGGCCAAGCATGAGATTTCTACATCCGGCGCCCGTATGGAAGTCACAAAGCTTTCCGTGAACGCCAAACCTGGCTTGGGGAAAGCCGTGTACAGCAGAACCCGCGCTGCCGTACGTGACATAGAACTGCGCATATCGAACGGTGAAATACTTTCGTTTGAACGCGGCCCCTATGCCCAAGCGATGGGGCGCGTTCTGCACTTGGAGCGATTTCATCCAGGGAAAGCAGCCCCGCTGAAAAAGCGGCTGATTGCTTTAAAGGAAAGTGCCAAGACCTAG
- a CDS encoding AAA family ATPase, with protein MSILQEILDWTKGLPEWQSDAVARLLAKQTLTGEDQDDLFALLKAAHDIPDPKDRKPKPLTADQIPAPVKVTTHVELRAIKNMRHVNAIAENQNLPFGTSGMTVIYGDNGSGKSGYSRVLKRACRARDQMEAIHPNANLLAGSTGTPQATFEIVIDGVAKDAHWMHGKTAPAALSSFAIFDSRCARAYLDREDDFSYVPYGLDVFEGLAKVCKQLKTAIETEHSHYAADLAAFAPLLGDTLVGKLIASLSAKTTQAQIDALATVTPEELVQHTSLDKSLKENNPKEKATQLRLRARRIATIAANVTNQGALVDQAVVTKLRGLADSYRTAQAAAALAAKQFKEGENLLPGTGGEAWRELFDAARKFAAESHPDKGFPELGADAPCPLCQQPLAEGADRLLRFEAFIQQEAEKTSQARRAALYAEYKPFITQNLTLNLDDVTHGEIEALDPQLAADAKAFEPLLTARQEAIKAAVISHQWNDINQALVNPAARLQALANKLNSEAETLEKASDEKARAALQKQFMELDARVRLSQVKGAVAMAVSRLAHQAKLMKCLSAVKTNAISLKASELAEKVVSKELTEALNREFKALGVGTLRVSLQSRSDRGKALHKLKLELPQSRSPGDILSEGEQRAVAIGSFLAEVGLSGGKGGIVFDDPVSSLDHRRRERVAKRLSIEAAQRQVIVFTHDIYFLCVLAEEAKLAGVPIVTQSLVRRAEGFGVAHPDLPFEGKNASKRIGALKAQHQAIAKLHNDGEEQEHRRLTIEAYFHLRMAWERAVEEVLLREVILRFRKGVETQRLAGVMVEDDDYAQVNAGMTKCSNYAHDKALMGGIAIPEPDELLDDIMALETWRGKIDKRSTETAKKRKTGPVPSTPV; from the coding sequence ATGTCGATATTGCAGGAGATACTGGACTGGACTAAGGGATTACCCGAATGGCAAAGCGATGCTGTGGCACGCCTGCTGGCCAAGCAGACACTGACGGGAGAAGACCAAGACGATCTCTTTGCGCTGCTCAAGGCCGCGCATGACATCCCGGACCCCAAGGACCGTAAGCCTAAACCATTAACAGCTGACCAGATTCCGGCTCCGGTGAAAGTGACGACCCACGTTGAGTTGCGTGCCATAAAGAACATGCGGCATGTCAACGCAATTGCCGAAAACCAAAATCTGCCTTTCGGCACTTCTGGAATGACCGTCATCTATGGCGACAATGGTTCAGGTAAATCGGGATACTCACGTGTGCTCAAACGTGCGTGTCGCGCGCGCGACCAGATGGAGGCAATACATCCGAACGCCAATCTCCTCGCAGGAAGCACGGGGACCCCGCAAGCCACCTTCGAGATTGTCATAGACGGTGTTGCAAAGGATGCACACTGGATGCACGGCAAAACGGCTCCTGCTGCACTATCATCGTTTGCGATTTTCGACTCACGTTGCGCCCGCGCTTACCTCGATAGGGAGGACGATTTTTCTTATGTTCCCTACGGTCTTGATGTATTCGAGGGCCTAGCGAAAGTCTGCAAGCAGCTAAAGACGGCGATAGAGACCGAGCACTCCCACTATGCTGCTGATCTCGCAGCGTTTGCGCCCTTGCTGGGTGATACGTTAGTCGGCAAACTGATCGCGTCGCTTTCCGCCAAAACGACTCAAGCCCAAATTGACGCACTCGCCACGGTGACACCGGAAGAACTTGTCCAGCATACGTCGCTAGACAAGAGCCTAAAGGAGAACAACCCGAAAGAGAAAGCTACACAATTGCGACTACGCGCCCGTCGCATCGCGACCATAGCGGCGAATGTAACCAACCAAGGCGCATTGGTAGATCAAGCCGTTGTCACAAAGTTGAGGGGGCTAGCTGACAGCTATCGCACGGCACAAGCTGCAGCTGCACTTGCGGCGAAACAATTCAAGGAAGGCGAAAACTTACTGCCAGGCACTGGCGGCGAAGCATGGCGTGAACTGTTCGATGCTGCTCGCAAGTTCGCAGCAGAATCCCATCCAGATAAAGGATTTCCGGAACTGGGCGCAGACGCACCTTGCCCGCTTTGCCAGCAGCCTCTTGCCGAAGGCGCTGACCGCTTACTGCGCTTCGAGGCTTTCATCCAGCAGGAAGCGGAGAAGACCTCTCAAGCACGCCGTGCTGCACTGTACGCTGAGTATAAGCCATTCATTACACAAAACCTGACGCTAAACCTCGACGATGTGACACATGGAGAAATCGAAGCCCTGGATCCGCAACTTGCCGCTGATGCCAAGGCTTTTGAACCACTTCTGACTGCTCGCCAAGAGGCCATCAAAGCAGCAGTGATCTCACACCAGTGGAATGACATCAATCAGGCTCTGGTCAATCCAGCAGCTCGGCTCCAGGCACTGGCAAACAAGCTGAATTCCGAAGCCGAGACCTTGGAAAAAGCATCGGACGAGAAAGCCCGAGCCGCGTTGCAAAAGCAGTTCATGGAATTGGATGCACGAGTACGACTAAGCCAAGTCAAGGGTGCTGTCGCCATGGCTGTCAGCCGACTTGCCCATCAGGCAAAGCTCATGAAATGCCTATCAGCGGTGAAGACAAACGCCATCTCATTGAAGGCATCGGAGCTGGCGGAAAAGGTAGTATCCAAAGAACTTACCGAGGCTCTGAACCGCGAGTTCAAGGCGCTCGGAGTAGGCACGCTACGCGTTTCATTGCAAAGTCGTTCAGATCGTGGCAAAGCCTTGCATAAACTCAAATTGGAACTGCCACAAAGCCGCAGTCCAGGCGACATCTTGAGCGAGGGTGAGCAACGAGCGGTTGCGATCGGTTCCTTTCTGGCTGAAGTTGGGCTGAGTGGAGGCAAGGGCGGCATCGTGTTTGATGACCCCGTCTCGTCACTTGACCACCGTCGGCGCGAGCGCGTGGCGAAACGCCTATCCATCGAAGCGGCACAGCGCCAAGTAATCGTGTTCACCCACGATATTTACTTCTTGTGCGTGCTCGCCGAGGAAGCGAAACTGGCTGGCGTCCCAATTGTCACCCAAAGCTTGGTCCGGCGTGCTGAAGGCTTTGGAGTGGCTCACCCGGATTTGCCATTCGAAGGGAAAAACGCAAGCAAACGCATCGGTGCCTTGAAGGCGCAGCATCAAGCTATCGCAAAACTTCATAACGATGGCGAAGAACAGGAACACCGGAGGCTGACAATCGAAGCCTACTTTCATTTGCGCATGGCATGGGAGCGTGCCGTCGAGGAGGTTCTACTGCGTGAAGTCATCCTGCGCTTCCGAAAAGGTGTAGAGACCCAAAGGCTTGCTGGCGTGATGGTCGAGGACGACGACTACGCTCAGGTGAATGCAGGTATGACAAAGTGCTCAAACTACGCACACGACAAGGCACTAATGGGAGGGATCGCGATCCCTGAACCTGATGAGCTTCTTGACGACATCATGGCGCTGGAAACGTGGCGTGGAAAGATCGACAAGCGCAGCACGGAAACGGCAAAGAAACGCAAGACTGGACCTGTTCCTTCCACACCAGTGTAG
- a CDS encoding helix-turn-helix domain-containing protein: protein MNLGQAIKLCRTRRGVSQADLARQAECSVSYLSMLENNKRDPTLSTMTKIAQALRVPVGILFFLGAEGGDLDGIDKTLQGELARTALELLNEPVSNQRALI from the coding sequence ATGAACCTTGGACAAGCCATCAAGCTGTGCCGCACTCGGCGGGGGGTCTCCCAAGCTGATCTCGCACGACAGGCTGAGTGCTCTGTCTCCTACCTGTCCATGCTGGAAAACAACAAGCGCGACCCAACTCTTTCCACCATGACCAAGATCGCACAGGCATTGCGCGTACCCGTTGGTATCCTCTTTTTCCTGGGCGCAGAAGGCGGCGACCTAGACGGCATTGACAAGACGCTGCAAGGGGAACTTGCGCGTACCGCACTGGAATTGCTCAATGAGCCTGTCAGCAATCAGCGCGCCCTTATATAG